The following are from one region of the Chloroflexota bacterium genome:
- a CDS encoding glycosyltransferase family 39 protein — protein MPASLLCVLLLASVVRAAGLPVVQGTMGRDEARLALAAKGIVEHGLPILPDGFLYTRGLLPAYLNALTFVTVGQTDQATRLTDLIFATLLVASVYWLGRLAGGHRPAIVAAAIVAFSPPLVLQAREAWLYSSFLFWLTMALGWLVRDRPGDRLRAGLAATAAVFSHELAVLLLPAALLLDLGRWWEARRLRQRGSPIAHPWPASWHAVLLFWGLALGSVTIVGLLSLALRAPTLGGSTGEFREYLRLSLDPRGVELSLGILGGWHGWLLPAAALALPLSRPGWRALLAGRGVMPCLLMVLAVVGFNSFGLVRRGESRYMLAALPFLAVVAAAAVARAGPVIVSALAGVRRLGKARHLIQIGLLVGLLVFSLDPGRLLADARSRAVSSTWVQAMAGRQPADVVVSFAPTLTSHYLGRTDYWLRGEGYAKYVWADRTPLRDVHTGATVLRNVAEVERLLLQPNAGRTVWVVLAGDPAAETSRAMREMAQQLTSFAVEMRRPGDGRVVLRIQL, from the coding sequence ATGCCTGCCAGCCTGCTCTGCGTTCTGCTCCTGGCCTCCGTGGTGCGGGCGGCCGGCCTGCCAGTCGTCCAGGGCACGATGGGGCGCGACGAGGCCCGCCTGGCGCTCGCCGCGAAAGGCATCGTGGAGCACGGCCTCCCGATCCTGCCGGACGGCTTCCTCTACACGCGTGGCCTGCTCCCGGCCTACCTGAACGCGCTGACGTTCGTGACCGTTGGGCAGACGGATCAGGCGACTCGGCTCACGGACCTGATCTTCGCCACGCTGCTCGTCGCCTCGGTCTACTGGCTGGGCCGGCTGGCGGGCGGACACCGCCCGGCGATCGTCGCCGCCGCGATCGTCGCCTTCTCGCCGCCGCTGGTCTTGCAGGCCCGCGAGGCGTGGCTCTACTCGTCGTTCCTGTTCTGGCTCACGATGGCCCTCGGCTGGCTCGTGCGAGACCGGCCCGGTGACCGCCTGCGGGCCGGTCTGGCAGCCACGGCAGCGGTCTTCTCCCACGAGCTTGCGGTACTGCTCTTGCCGGCCGCGCTGCTGCTCGATCTGGGTCGCTGGTGGGAGGCACGCCGGCTGCGGCAGCGGGGCAGCCCCATCGCGCATCCGTGGCCGGCCTCCTGGCACGCCGTGCTGTTGTTCTGGGGCCTGGCACTGGGAAGCGTCACGATTGTCGGGCTGCTCTCGCTGGCGCTCCGCGCCCCGACCCTCGGCGGCTCGACCGGCGAGTTCCGCGAGTATCTGCGGCTGAGCCTGGACCCGCGCGGCGTCGAGCTGAGCCTGGGCATCCTGGGCGGCTGGCATGGCTGGCTGCTGCCAGCGGCGGCGCTGGCGCTGCCGCTTTCGCGCCCGGGCTGGCGGGCGCTGCTGGCTGGGCGCGGCGTCATGCCCTGCCTGCTGATGGTGCTGGCCGTGGTTGGCTTCAACAGCTTCGGGCTGGTGCGGCGCGGCGAGTCGCGTTACATGCTGGCAGCGCTGCCGTTCCTGGCCGTGGTCGCGGCGGCGGCTGTGGCCCGGGCCGGGCCAGTCATCGTCTCGGCGCTGGCCGGCGTCCGGCGGCTCGGGAAGGCGCGCCACCTAATCCAGATCGGGCTGCTCGTCGGGCTGCTGGTCTTCAGCCTGGACCCTGGCCGCCTGCTGGCCGATGCGCGCTCGCGGGCCGTCTCCAGCACCTGGGTCCAGGCGATGGCCGGCCGTCAGCCTGCGGACGTGGTGGTCAGCTTCGCCCCGACGCTGACCAGCCACTACCTCGGACGAACGGACTACTGGCTCCGCGGTGAAGGCTACGCGAAGTACGTCTGGGCAGACCGTACGCCCTTGCGGGACGTGCATACCGGGGCGACGGTCCTGCGGAACGTCGCGGAGGTCGAGCGACTCCTGCTCCAGCCGAACGCCGGACGGACCGTCTGGGTGGTCCTGGCCGGCGATCCTGCCGCCGAGACCTCCCGCGCGATGCGGGAGATGGCGCAGCAGTTGACGTCGTTCGCCGTCGAGATGCGCCGCCCGGGCGATGGCCGCGTCGTGCTGCGCATCCAGCTGTGA